CCGAGGCCGGCGATCACCGCGCCGCCGGAGAGTTCGGTGAGGATGCCGCCGAGCTTGCGCTCCTGCCCGTCGACCTCGGTCTGCACGTCGTTGGGCCACTTCAGCCCGGTGGGCAGGCCGGCGACCCGGTCGAGGGTCGCGGAGACGGCGGTGCCGATCAGGATCGGCAGCCAGCCGTAGCGTTCAATCGGCACGCCCTGCGGGCGCAGCAGCAGCGAGAGGAACAGGCCGCTGCGCGGCGGCGCGGACCAGCGGCGGTCGAGCCGGCCCCGTCCGCCGCTCTGCGACTCGGCGATCAGGATCGCGCCCTCGGGCGCGCCGTCCTTGGCGCGGGCGGCGAGGTCGCTGTTGGTGGAGCCGGTCTCGCTCACCACATCGAGTGAGGTCCACAGCGCGCCGGGGCGCAACAGGTCGAGCCGCAGCGCCCGTTCGTCCAGCGGCGGGCGGTCCAGGTCGGTCCACGGGGAGGGGCCGTCGTGGCCGAAGCCGCGCAGGCCGGAGCGGCGGGGGCGGGGGCTGTCGGGTGTGGTCACCGGGCCAGCCTAGGCGGCTGCGGGGTCGGCGTAGTCCGCATCATCGTCCCGCAGAACGGGCAGTGGCACGATGTGTCGATGGCCATAACCGCGGACGCCGCCGGGCTGGCTACGCTACTCAACGGTAGACCGCAGCGCCGCCCTGCCCAGCAACCCTCACGCCCCGGGCCGGCGGCCGAGGACGCAGGGAGAGCCACCGGAATGACCGAGGCACCGCAGGACGCGCACACCACCGCCGGCAAGCTCGCCGATCTGCGTCGGCGGATCGACGAGGCGGTGCACTCCGGCTCGGCCGCGGCGGTCGAGAAGCAGCACGCCAAGGGCAAGCTGACGGCCCGTGAGCGGATCCTGGAGCTGCTCGACGAGGACTCCTTCGTGGAGTTCGACGAGTTCGCCCGGCACCGTTCCACCAACTTCGGGCAGGAGAAGAACCGCCCGTACGGCGACGGCGTGGTCACCGGCTACGGCACCGTGGACGGCCGCCAGGTCGCGGTCTTCGCCCAGGACTTCACGGTGTTCGGCGGCTCGCTCGGCGAGGTGTTCGGCGAGAAGATCGTCAAGGTGATGGACTTCGCGCTGAAGACCGGCTGCCCGATGATCGGCATCAACGACTCCGGCGGCGCCCGGATCCAGGAGGGCGTGGCCTCGCTCGGCCTGTACGGCGAGATCTTCCGCCGCAACGTGCACGCCTCGGGCGTGATCCCGCAGATCTCGCTGATCATGGGCCCGTGCGCGGGCGGCGCGGTGTACTCCCCCGCCGTCACCGACTTCGTGGTGATGGCCGACAAGACCTCGCACATGTTCATCACCGGCCCCGACGTGATCAAGACGGTCACCGGCGAGACGGTGGACATGGAGGAGCTGGGCGGCGCCCGGACCCACAACACCAAGTCCGGCAACGCGCACTACCTGGCCGCGGACGAGAAGGAGGCCATCGAGTACGTCAAGAGCCTGCTCTCGTACCTGCCCTCCAACAACCTCTCCGACCCGCCGGCCTACCCCGAGCAGGCCGACCTCGCGATCTCCGAGGAGGACCTGGAGCTGGACTCGATCGTCCCGGACTCGGCGAACCAGCCGTACGACATCCGCCGGGTGATCGAGCACGTGCTGGACGACGGCGACTTCCTGGAGGTCCAGCCGCTGTACGCGGGCAACATCGTGATCGGCTTCGGCCGGGTCGAGGGCCACCCGGTCGGCGTGGTCGGCAACCAGCCGATGGACCTGGCCGGCTGCCTGGACATCGCCGCCAGCGAGAAGGCCGCCCGGTTCGTGCGCACCTGCGACGCCTTCAACATCCCGGTGCTGACCTTCGTCGACGTGCCCGGCTTCCTGCCCGGCACCGGCCAGGAGTGGGACGGCATCATCCGCCGCGGCGCCAAGCTGATCTTCGCGTACGCCGAGGCGACGGTGCCGCTGATCACCGTGATCACCCGCAAGGCCTTCGGCGGCGCGTACGACGTGATGGGCTCCAAGCACCTCGGCGCGGACCTCAACCTGGCCTGGCCGACCGCGCAGATCGCCGTGATGGGCGCGCAGGGCGCGGTCAACATCCTGCACCGGCGGGAGATCGCCGCCGCGGAGGCGGAGGGCCGCGGCGAGGAGCGGCGCGCCGAACTGCTCGCCTCCTACGAGGACACCCTGCTCAACCCGTACCTGGCCGCCGAGCGCGGCTACGTCGACGCGGTCATCGCGCCCAGCGAGACCCGCCGGCACATCGTCCGGGGGCTGCGGGCGCTGCGCGGCAAGCGCGAGTCGCTGCCGCCCAAGAAGCACGGCAACATCCCGCTCTAACCCCGAAGGGAGCTCCGCGAGATGACCCCCATTCAGGTGCTGCACGGACAGCCGACCCCTGAGGAGCTGGCCACCGTCCTGGCGGTGGTCCAATCCCGGGCCGCGACGCGGGCCGCCGCGGCGGCCGAGGCGTCCGGCCCGGCCTCCGCGTGGACCGCGCGCAGCCTGCGCCGGCTGCCGGCGCCGGGGCCGCACGCCTGGCGCACGAGCCTCTGGCCGAGGTAGCGCAGGGCTCCGGGGCGCGGTGGCGGCAGGGCGCTCGCCCTCCCGCCACCGCGCCCCGCGTCGTTCACCGCCGGCCGAAGAGCTTTCCGTCGAGGGCGTAGCTGCCCGGGCCGAGCGCCGCGATGAGCAGGAAGGCCCAGCAGAACAGGACGGCGGGCTCGCCGCCGTTCTGGAGCGGGAAGAGGGCGTTCTCCTGGTGCACGCTGAAGTACGCGTAGGCCATCGAGCCCGAGGCGAGCAGGGCGGCGATGCGGGTGCCGAGGCCGAGCAGGACCAGGATGCCGCAGACGAGCTGG
The DNA window shown above is from Streptomyces sp. TLI_171 and carries:
- a CDS encoding DoxX family protein, with product MSQLVTTARTTTDAVRPHLVALHRVVVGLLFACHGAASLFGVLGGAHGGGSIKAGTWPGWYAAVIQLVCGILVLLGLGTRIAALLASGSMAYAYFSVHQENALFPLQNGGEPAVLFCWAFLLIAALGPGSYALDGKLFGRR
- a CDS encoding acyl-CoA carboxylase subunit epsilon, with product MTPIQVLHGQPTPEELATVLAVVQSRAATRAAAAAEASGPASAWTARSLRRLPAPGPHAWRTSLWPR
- a CDS encoding acyl-CoA carboxylase subunit beta, with amino-acid sequence MTEAPQDAHTTAGKLADLRRRIDEAVHSGSAAAVEKQHAKGKLTARERILELLDEDSFVEFDEFARHRSTNFGQEKNRPYGDGVVTGYGTVDGRQVAVFAQDFTVFGGSLGEVFGEKIVKVMDFALKTGCPMIGINDSGGARIQEGVASLGLYGEIFRRNVHASGVIPQISLIMGPCAGGAVYSPAVTDFVVMADKTSHMFITGPDVIKTVTGETVDMEELGGARTHNTKSGNAHYLAADEKEAIEYVKSLLSYLPSNNLSDPPAYPEQADLAISEEDLELDSIVPDSANQPYDIRRVIEHVLDDGDFLEVQPLYAGNIVIGFGRVEGHPVGVVGNQPMDLAGCLDIAASEKAARFVRTCDAFNIPVLTFVDVPGFLPGTGQEWDGIIRRGAKLIFAYAEATVPLITVITRKAFGGAYDVMGSKHLGADLNLAWPTAQIAVMGAQGAVNILHRREIAAAEAEGRGEERRAELLASYEDTLLNPYLAAERGYVDAVIAPSETRRHIVRGLRALRGKRESLPPKKHGNIPL
- a CDS encoding biotin--[acetyl-CoA-carboxylase] ligase, whose amino-acid sequence is MTTPDSPRPRRSGLRGFGHDGPSPWTDLDRPPLDERALRLDLLRPGALWTSLDVVSETGSTNSDLAARAKDGAPEGAILIAESQSGGRGRLDRRWSAPPRSGLFLSLLLRPQGVPIERYGWLPILIGTAVSATLDRVAGLPTGLKWPNDVQTEVDGQERKLGGILTELSGGAVIAGLGLNVSLRQAELPVPTATSLALAGAEVTDRPTLLRGLLREFAELYGEWTAAAGDPHASGLLPAYTARCTTLNRPVKVQLPGDRELVGEAVAVDGDGRLVVRTPDGTRHPVAAGDVVHVRPQD